In Drosophila yakuba strain Tai18E2 chromosome 2R, Prin_Dyak_Tai18E2_2.1, whole genome shotgun sequence, a single genomic region encodes these proteins:
- the LOC6531420 gene encoding V-type proton ATPase subunit C isoform X2 — protein MMSEYWIISAPGDKTCQQTYDTMNNLTSKQHNLCNNYKFHIPDLKVGTLDQLVGLSDDLGKLDTYVEQITRKVANYLGEVLEDQRDKLHENLMANNSPGPPDDSMPCRHHQRIKHLSLRHQRKHQHTHHQNKPQHYHHHHHHHQLPQDLKGKSAATCSPATPPAPASAPPNLPPACACDVLAPGSLTGGSLTNLSTGHDPEPEFDACPCDECFACAPPSTSATASTLLADECYSQTASSMLSATRCALSTVAAIATGSGFGSGPSTSAAAAAAASSSSGGGSGGVAGPASCSTLCSSAYFSTSAPTTSSSVHSSMSRSNSKRLNNNTCSINNNKLSFRSGSHVSQLHLATQHPQQPPHHHSHPQSQPHSNPLQSPAQKSMSEDEGDASNAPEDGETDEDPKSPHSVQSDLSDAFDWWFNKPKRNSKKSSAQQQHETAQQQHQQQQTTQQHATPLTPQQHPNHNQNQYQYPNHNQNQHQNQYQYQNQYQNQHLSKAMTFWHQASTTPRSSYRSFFNSLADQIYSKRSTPSQLNINNGFNLTPTHRSSPVSSCCGSSSQGRSSPDTDPAEPPEFPLSPVYAHQITKCCSALHIITATTNADFH, from the exons ATGATGTCCGAATACTGGATTATCTCGGCCCCTGGCGACAAGACCTGCCAGCAGACGTACGACACGATGAACAACCTGACCAGCAAGCAACACAACCTGTGCAATAACTACAAGTTCCATATTCCAGATCTTAAG GTGGGCACCCTCGACCAACTGGTGGGCCTCTCCGACGATCTGGGCAAACTGGACACCTATGTAGAGCAGATCACCCGCAAGGTGGCCAACTACCTGGGCGAGGTGCTCGAGGATCAGCGGGACAAGCTGCACGAGAACCTGATGGCCAACAACA GTCCTGGGCCACCCGACGACAGCATGCCGTGTCGCCACCACCAGCGCATCAAGCATCTCAGCCTGCGACACCAGCGAAAACACCAGCACACGCACCACCAAAACAAACCCCAACActaccatcaccaccaccatcaccaccagcTGCCGCAGGATCTCAAGGGTAAATCCGCAGCCACCTGTTCTCCCGCCACTCCTCCTGCGCCCGCGTCTGCACCACCCAATCTTCCGCCTGCCTGTGCCTGCGACGTCCTTGCGCCAGGATCCCTAACCGGCGGCAGCCTCACTAACCTGTCCACGGGTCACGACCCGGAGCCGGAGTTCGACGCCTGTCCGTGCGATGAGTGCTTCGCCTGTGCCCCGCCCAGCACAAGTGCCACGGCCAGCACGCTGCTGGCGGATGAGTGCTACTCCCAGACGGCCTCCTCCATGCTCAGTGCCACCCGGTGTGCACTGTCCACGGTGGCGGCGATAGCCACTGGCAGCGGTTTTGGCAGTGGACCGAGCACCAGTGCCgcagccgctgcagctgcatccAGCTCCTCTGGCGGCGGCAGTGGCGGTGTAGCGGGACCGGCCTCCTGCTCGACGCTCTGCTCCTCGGCATATTTCTCCACGTCGGCGCCCACGACCAGCAGCTCGGTGCACAGCAGCATGTCCCGCTCTAACAGCAAGCGGCTGAATAACAACACGTGCAGCATCAACAATAACAAGCTCAGCTTCCGTAGCGGCAGCCATGTGAGCCAGCTGCATTTGGCCACGCAGCAtccgcagcagccgccgcaTCATCATTCGCATCCGCAATCGCAACCGCATTCCAATCCGCTGCAGTCGCCCGCACAAAAGTCTATGTCGGAGGACGAGGGCGATGCGTCAAATGCCCCCGAAGATGGGGAAACGGACGAGGATCCCAAGAGTCCGCACAGTGTGCAGTCCGATCTGTCGGACGCCTTCGACTGGTGGTTCAATAAGCCCAAGCGTAACTCTAAGAAGAGCAG tgcacaacagcaacacgagacagcacagcagcaacaccaacagcaacagacgacacagcaacatgcaacaccACTGACACCACAGCAACACCCCAACCACAATCaaaaccaataccaatacccaAACCACAATCAAAACCAACACCaaaaccaataccaataccaaaaccAATACCAAAACCAACACCTATCCAAAGCAATGACATTTTGGCATCAAGCATCGACCACACCGCGCTCTAGTTATCGCTCTTTCTTCAATTCTCTTGCCGATCAAATTTATAGCAAACGTTCTACACCGAgtcaattaaatataaacaatggATTTAATTTAACACCAACACATAGATCGTCTCCAGTGAGTAGTTGTTGTGGCAGTAGTAGCCAGGGGCGATCCAGTCCGGACACGGATCCCGCCGAGCCGCCCGAGTTTCCGCTGAGTCCAG TGTACGCTCACCAAATCACCAAATGTTGTTCTGCGCTCCACATCATTACAGCCACGACTAACGCCGATTTCCATTAA
- the LOC6531420 gene encoding V-type proton ATPase subunit C isoform X1 has product MMSEYWIISAPGDKTCQQTYDTMNNLTSKQHNLCNNYKFHIPDLKVGTLDQLVGLSDDLGKLDTYVEQITRKVANYLGEVLEDQRDKLHENLMANNSPGPPDDSMPCRHHQRIKHLSLRHQRKHQHTHHQNKPQHYHHHHHHHQLPQDLKGKSAATCSPATPPAPASAPPNLPPACACDVLAPGSLTGGSLTNLSTGHDPEPEFDACPCDECFACAPPSTSATASTLLADECYSQTASSMLSATRCALSTVAAIATGSGFGSGPSTSAAAAAAASSSSGGGSGGVAGPASCSTLCSSAYFSTSAPTTSSSVHSSMSRSNSKRLNNNTCSINNNKLSFRSGSHVSQLHLATQHPQQPPHHHSHPQSQPHSNPLQSPAQKSMSEDEGDASNAPEDGETDEDPKSPHSVQSDLSDAFDWWFNKPKRNSKKSSAQQQHETAQQQHQQQQTTQQHATPLTPQQHPNHNQNQYQYPNHNQNQHQNQYQYQNQYQNQHLSKAMTFWHQASTTPRSSYRSFFNSLADQIYSKRSTPSQLNINNGFNLTPTHRSSPVSSCCGSSSQGRSSPDTDPAEPPEFPLSPAELPQYLTRFQWDMAKYPIKQSLRNIADIISKQIGQIDGDLKTKSQAYNNLKGNLQNLEKKKTGSLLTRNLADLVKKEHFILDSEYLTTLLVIVPKVMANDWLTNYEKITDMIVPRSSQLIQEDADYCLFNVTLFKKVAEEFKLHARERKFIVRDFVYNEEELAAGKNEMTKLMTDKKKQFGPLVRWLKVNFSEAFCALIHVKALRVFVESVLRYGLPVNFQAILIEPNKKSVKRLRDVLNQLYGHLDGVSAGGAVSSADNVDIPGLGFGQSEYFPYVFYKVNIDMVEQAKV; this is encoded by the exons ATGATGTCCGAATACTGGATTATCTCGGCCCCTGGCGACAAGACCTGCCAGCAGACGTACGACACGATGAACAACCTGACCAGCAAGCAACACAACCTGTGCAATAACTACAAGTTCCATATTCCAGATCTTAAG GTGGGCACCCTCGACCAACTGGTGGGCCTCTCCGACGATCTGGGCAAACTGGACACCTATGTAGAGCAGATCACCCGCAAGGTGGCCAACTACCTGGGCGAGGTGCTCGAGGATCAGCGGGACAAGCTGCACGAGAACCTGATGGCCAACAACA GTCCTGGGCCACCCGACGACAGCATGCCGTGTCGCCACCACCAGCGCATCAAGCATCTCAGCCTGCGACACCAGCGAAAACACCAGCACACGCACCACCAAAACAAACCCCAACActaccatcaccaccaccatcaccaccagcTGCCGCAGGATCTCAAGGGTAAATCCGCAGCCACCTGTTCTCCCGCCACTCCTCCTGCGCCCGCGTCTGCACCACCCAATCTTCCGCCTGCCTGTGCCTGCGACGTCCTTGCGCCAGGATCCCTAACCGGCGGCAGCCTCACTAACCTGTCCACGGGTCACGACCCGGAGCCGGAGTTCGACGCCTGTCCGTGCGATGAGTGCTTCGCCTGTGCCCCGCCCAGCACAAGTGCCACGGCCAGCACGCTGCTGGCGGATGAGTGCTACTCCCAGACGGCCTCCTCCATGCTCAGTGCCACCCGGTGTGCACTGTCCACGGTGGCGGCGATAGCCACTGGCAGCGGTTTTGGCAGTGGACCGAGCACCAGTGCCgcagccgctgcagctgcatccAGCTCCTCTGGCGGCGGCAGTGGCGGTGTAGCGGGACCGGCCTCCTGCTCGACGCTCTGCTCCTCGGCATATTTCTCCACGTCGGCGCCCACGACCAGCAGCTCGGTGCACAGCAGCATGTCCCGCTCTAACAGCAAGCGGCTGAATAACAACACGTGCAGCATCAACAATAACAAGCTCAGCTTCCGTAGCGGCAGCCATGTGAGCCAGCTGCATTTGGCCACGCAGCAtccgcagcagccgccgcaTCATCATTCGCATCCGCAATCGCAACCGCATTCCAATCCGCTGCAGTCGCCCGCACAAAAGTCTATGTCGGAGGACGAGGGCGATGCGTCAAATGCCCCCGAAGATGGGGAAACGGACGAGGATCCCAAGAGTCCGCACAGTGTGCAGTCCGATCTGTCGGACGCCTTCGACTGGTGGTTCAATAAGCCCAAGCGTAACTCTAAGAAGAGCAG tgcacaacagcaacacgagacagcacagcagcaacaccaacagcaacagacgacacagcaacatgcaacaccACTGACACCACAGCAACACCCCAACCACAATCaaaaccaataccaatacccaAACCACAATCAAAACCAACACCaaaaccaataccaataccaaaaccAATACCAAAACCAACACCTATCCAAAGCAATGACATTTTGGCATCAAGCATCGACCACACCGCGCTCTAGTTATCGCTCTTTCTTCAATTCTCTTGCCGATCAAATTTATAGCAAACGTTCTACACCGAgtcaattaaatataaacaatggATTTAATTTAACACCAACACATAGATCGTCTCCAGTGAGTAGTTGTTGTGGCAGTAGTAGCCAGGGGCGATCCAGTCCGGACACGGATCCCGCCGAGCCGCCCGAGTTTCCGCTGAGTCCAG CCGAACTACCCCAGTACTTGACCCGCTTCCAATGGGACATGGCCAAGTACCCGATCAAGCAGTCGCTGCGCAACATCGCCGACATTATCTCCAAGCAGATCGGTCAGATCGATGGCGATTTGAAGACCAAGTCGCAGGCCTACAACAACCTTAAGGGAAATCTGCAGAACCTGGAAAAGAAGAAGAC TGGCAGTCTGCTGACCAGGAATCTGGCTGACTTGGTCAAGAAGGAGCACTTCATCCTGGACTCGGAGTATCTGACCACCCTGCTGGTCATTGTACCCAA GGTCATGGCAAATGACTGGCTGACCAACTACGAGAAGATCACCGACATGATCGTGCCCCGCTCGTCGCAGCTCATCCAGGAGGACGCCGACTACTGTCTGTTCAACGTGACGCTCTTCAAGAAGGTGGCTGAGGAGTTCAAGCTGCACGCCCGCGAGCGCAAGTTCATTGTGCGTGACTTTGTGTACAACGAGGAGGAGCTGGCTGCCGGCAAGAACGAGATGACCAAGCTAATGACGGACAAGAAGAAGCAGTTT GGTCCTCTGGTTCGTTGGCTGAAGGTGAACTTCAGCGAGGCCTTCTGCGCCCTCATCCACGTCAAGGCGCTGCGCGTGTTTGTGGAGTCCGTGCTGAG ATACGGTCTGCCCGTTAACTTCCAAGCGATCTTGATCGAGCCCAACAAGAAGAGCGTGAAGCGTCTGCGCGATGTGCTCAACCAGCTGTATGGTCACTTGGATGGTGTCTCCGCCGGCGGTGCTGTCAGCAGTGCTGAT AACGTGGACATCCCCGGCCTGGGCTTTGGCCAGTCCGAATACTTCCCCTATGTGTTCTACAAGGTCAACATCGATATGGTGGAGCAGGCCAAGGTCTAA
- the LOC6531420 gene encoding V-type proton ATPase subunit C isoform X3 — protein MMSEYWIISAPGDKTCQQTYDTMNNLTSKQHNLCNNYKFHIPDLKVGTLDQLVGLSDDLGKLDTYVEQITRKVANYLGEVLEDQRDKLHENLMANNSPGPPDDSMPCRHHQRIKHLSLRHQRKHQHTHHQNKPQHYHHHHHHHQLPQDLKAELPQYLTRFQWDMAKYPIKQSLRNIADIISKQIGQIDGDLKTKSQAYNNLKGNLQNLEKKKTGSLLTRNLADLVKKEHFILDSEYLTTLLVIVPKVMANDWLTNYEKITDMIVPRSSQLIQEDADYCLFNVTLFKKVAEEFKLHARERKFIVRDFVYNEEELAAGKNEMTKLMTDKKKQFGPLVRWLKVNFSEAFCALIHVKALRVFVESVLRYGLPVNFQAILIEPNKKSVKRLRDVLNQLYGHLDGVSAGGAVSSADNVDIPGLGFGQSEYFPYVFYKVNIDMVEQAKV, from the exons ATGATGTCCGAATACTGGATTATCTCGGCCCCTGGCGACAAGACCTGCCAGCAGACGTACGACACGATGAACAACCTGACCAGCAAGCAACACAACCTGTGCAATAACTACAAGTTCCATATTCCAGATCTTAAG GTGGGCACCCTCGACCAACTGGTGGGCCTCTCCGACGATCTGGGCAAACTGGACACCTATGTAGAGCAGATCACCCGCAAGGTGGCCAACTACCTGGGCGAGGTGCTCGAGGATCAGCGGGACAAGCTGCACGAGAACCTGATGGCCAACAACA GTCCTGGGCCACCCGACGACAGCATGCCGTGTCGCCACCACCAGCGCATCAAGCATCTCAGCCTGCGACACCAGCGAAAACACCAGCACACGCACCACCAAAACAAACCCCAACActaccatcaccaccaccatcaccaccagcTGCCGCAGGATCTCAAGG CCGAACTACCCCAGTACTTGACCCGCTTCCAATGGGACATGGCCAAGTACCCGATCAAGCAGTCGCTGCGCAACATCGCCGACATTATCTCCAAGCAGATCGGTCAGATCGATGGCGATTTGAAGACCAAGTCGCAGGCCTACAACAACCTTAAGGGAAATCTGCAGAACCTGGAAAAGAAGAAGAC TGGCAGTCTGCTGACCAGGAATCTGGCTGACTTGGTCAAGAAGGAGCACTTCATCCTGGACTCGGAGTATCTGACCACCCTGCTGGTCATTGTACCCAA GGTCATGGCAAATGACTGGCTGACCAACTACGAGAAGATCACCGACATGATCGTGCCCCGCTCGTCGCAGCTCATCCAGGAGGACGCCGACTACTGTCTGTTCAACGTGACGCTCTTCAAGAAGGTGGCTGAGGAGTTCAAGCTGCACGCCCGCGAGCGCAAGTTCATTGTGCGTGACTTTGTGTACAACGAGGAGGAGCTGGCTGCCGGCAAGAACGAGATGACCAAGCTAATGACGGACAAGAAGAAGCAGTTT GGTCCTCTGGTTCGTTGGCTGAAGGTGAACTTCAGCGAGGCCTTCTGCGCCCTCATCCACGTCAAGGCGCTGCGCGTGTTTGTGGAGTCCGTGCTGAG ATACGGTCTGCCCGTTAACTTCCAAGCGATCTTGATCGAGCCCAACAAGAAGAGCGTGAAGCGTCTGCGCGATGTGCTCAACCAGCTGTATGGTCACTTGGATGGTGTCTCCGCCGGCGGTGCTGTCAGCAGTGCTGAT AACGTGGACATCCCCGGCCTGGGCTTTGGCCAGTCCGAATACTTCCCCTATGTGTTCTACAAGGTCAACATCGATATGGTGGAGCAGGCCAAGGTCTAA
- the LOC6531420 gene encoding V-type proton ATPase subunit C isoform X4, protein MMSEYWIISAPGDKTCQQTYDTMNNLTSKQHNLCNNYKFHIPDLKVGTLDQLVGLSDDLGKLDTYVEQITRKVANYLGEVLEDQRDKLHENLMANNTELPQYLTRFQWDMAKYPIKQSLRNIADIISKQIGQIDGDLKTKSQAYNNLKGNLQNLEKKKTGSLLTRNLADLVKKEHFILDSEYLTTLLVIVPKVMANDWLTNYEKITDMIVPRSSQLIQEDADYCLFNVTLFKKVAEEFKLHARERKFIVRDFVYNEEELAAGKNEMTKLMTDKKKQFGPLVRWLKVNFSEAFCALIHVKALRVFVESVLRYGLPVNFQAILIEPNKKSVKRLRDVLNQLYGHLDGVSAGGAVSSADNVDIPGLGFGQSEYFPYVFYKVNIDMVEQAKV, encoded by the exons ATGATGTCCGAATACTGGATTATCTCGGCCCCTGGCGACAAGACCTGCCAGCAGACGTACGACACGATGAACAACCTGACCAGCAAGCAACACAACCTGTGCAATAACTACAAGTTCCATATTCCAGATCTTAAG GTGGGCACCCTCGACCAACTGGTGGGCCTCTCCGACGATCTGGGCAAACTGGACACCTATGTAGAGCAGATCACCCGCAAGGTGGCCAACTACCTGGGCGAGGTGCTCGAGGATCAGCGGGACAAGCTGCACGAGAACCTGATGGCCAACAACA CCGAACTACCCCAGTACTTGACCCGCTTCCAATGGGACATGGCCAAGTACCCGATCAAGCAGTCGCTGCGCAACATCGCCGACATTATCTCCAAGCAGATCGGTCAGATCGATGGCGATTTGAAGACCAAGTCGCAGGCCTACAACAACCTTAAGGGAAATCTGCAGAACCTGGAAAAGAAGAAGAC TGGCAGTCTGCTGACCAGGAATCTGGCTGACTTGGTCAAGAAGGAGCACTTCATCCTGGACTCGGAGTATCTGACCACCCTGCTGGTCATTGTACCCAA GGTCATGGCAAATGACTGGCTGACCAACTACGAGAAGATCACCGACATGATCGTGCCCCGCTCGTCGCAGCTCATCCAGGAGGACGCCGACTACTGTCTGTTCAACGTGACGCTCTTCAAGAAGGTGGCTGAGGAGTTCAAGCTGCACGCCCGCGAGCGCAAGTTCATTGTGCGTGACTTTGTGTACAACGAGGAGGAGCTGGCTGCCGGCAAGAACGAGATGACCAAGCTAATGACGGACAAGAAGAAGCAGTTT GGTCCTCTGGTTCGTTGGCTGAAGGTGAACTTCAGCGAGGCCTTCTGCGCCCTCATCCACGTCAAGGCGCTGCGCGTGTTTGTGGAGTCCGTGCTGAG ATACGGTCTGCCCGTTAACTTCCAAGCGATCTTGATCGAGCCCAACAAGAAGAGCGTGAAGCGTCTGCGCGATGTGCTCAACCAGCTGTATGGTCACTTGGATGGTGTCTCCGCCGGCGGTGCTGTCAGCAGTGCTGAT AACGTGGACATCCCCGGCCTGGGCTTTGGCCAGTCCGAATACTTCCCCTATGTGTTCTACAAGGTCAACATCGATATGGTGGAGCAGGCCAAGGTCTAA
- the LOC6531421 gene encoding transcription factor grauzone — protein sequence MDSSPCCLLCMCEYPAMMGDYIDVHSARGVQLEVTRIVNQHFPVQISKESDERICGRCWKTVSDFHTLHDFVSAAQSSLRETKVALMEDDPLTQEPTSFPEILKLPTQEEERLPEPQELGGRNFFYPEVKIEEHELDTLPRIEILESSANTQENQDQLEGAARRLRKRLKAEEGSSIDKDNDEDGVEETSEPPPPKKRRGRPRKTDATVAPPQKPKEDIQLDLKAEEFDEFGDEETDPDFSCLVPSDDSSEDDGGSGGFDTDSDFELDNGKQEFAVLPKRTVVRPKKYKKRTKSAEPKVRMSRELLEQRKKQQEEYDVIIAKFFTSVLPCAICNLLVHNFTEMQRHHRLTHQVDPGYMMCCGRKFTQRKVLAEHVLVHWNPDHFKCSVCEKSFQNSRHLESHQQVHMDPAVKLTFSCDLCSKTFLSKTAIDYHKLNKHVPKSEFKFTCSECNKKFLTERKLKNHMSSMHDPESTIICDKCGKQMRTKIILKKHQELMHSDKPRPEPELQQCQICGAWLKGMTGLKQHMKSIHVESAGEHRCHICAKVSPNARALRRHIYHNHECERKFKCTMCEKAFKRPQELKEHTSTHTGEVLYTCPNCPMTFFCSANMYKHRQRLHRAQYEADKNQPKPPNILKISRNASTQNKPKQEI from the exons ATGG ACTCTTCTCCGTGCTGCTTACTCTGCATGTGCGAGTATCCGGCCATGATGGGGGACTACATAGATGTACACTCCGCGCGAGGCGTTCAACTGGAGGTGACTAGGATCGTCAACCAGCACTTCCCCGTCCAGATCTCCAAGGAAAGCGACGAAAGGATATGCGGACGCTGCTGGAAAACCGTCTCCGACTTCCACACTTTGCACGACTTCGTCAGTGCAGCGCAGAGTTCTTTACGGGAAACAAAAGTGGCGCTCATGGAGGATGATCCTCTAACACAGGAACCTACGTCCTTCCCGGAGATTCTTAAACTGCCAACTCAGGAGGAGGAGAGGTTGCCGGAACCACAAGAGCTTGGCGGACGAAACTTCTTCTACCCAGAGGTTAAGATAGAGGAGCATGAACTAGATACTCTTCCCCGCATCGAGATCTTGGAGAGTTCGGCAAACACACAAGAAAACCAAGACCAACTTGAGGGCGCAGCCAGACGCCTTAGGAAGCGTTTGAAGGCAGAGGAAGGATCCTCTATAGACAAGGATAACGACGAGGATGGAGTAGAAGAGACTTCAGAGCCTCCACCGCCCAAAAAGCGACGTGGGCGCCCAAGAAAAACAGACGCAACCGTTGCTCCGCCCCAAAAACCTAAAGAAGACATTCAACTGGACCTTAAGGCTGAAGAGTTTGACGAGTTCGGAGATGAGGAGACGGACCCTGACTTCTCATGCCTGGTGCCCAGCGATGATTCCTCTGAGGACGACGGTGGCAGCGGTGGCTTCGACACCGACTCAGACTTTGAGCTAGACAATGGAAAGCAAGAGTTTGCCGTGCTGCCGAAAAGAACAGTAGTGCGCCCCAAGAAATACAAGAAGCGGACGAAATCGGCGGAGCCGAAAGTACGCATGTCTCGTGAGCTGCTGGAGCAGCGCAAGAAACAGCAGGAGGAGTACGATGTCATCATCGCCAAGTTCTTTACCAGCGTACTGCCGTGTGCCATCTGCAATCTGCTGGTGCACAACTTCACCGAGATGCAGCGTCATCACCGACTGACCCATCAAGTGGATCCCGGCTACATGATGTGCTGTGGTCGCAAGTTTACGCAGCGCAAAGTGCTGGCCGAGCATGTACTCGTTCACTGGAATCCTGATCACTTTAAGTGCAGCGTCTGTGAGAAGTCATTCCAAAATTCTCGACATCTTGAATCTCATCAACAGGTGCACATGGATCCCGCCGTCAAACTTACCTTTAGCTGCGACCTCTGCTCGAAGACCTTCCTCAGCAAAACGGCTATAGACTATCACAAGCTTAACAAGCATGTACCCAAGTCGGAGTTCAAGTTCACCTGTTCCGAGTGCAATAAGAA ATTCCTCACCGAGCGCAAGCTTAAAAACCACATGAGCTCCATGCACGACCCAGAGAGTACCATAATCTGCGACAAGTGCGGCAAGCAGATGCGCACCAAGATCATCCTGAAGAAGCACCAGGAGCTGATGCACTCAGATAAGCCACGTCCGGAGCCGGAGCTGCAGCAGTGCCAGATATGCGGCGCTTGGCTAAAGGGCATGACAGGCCTGAAGCAGCACATGAAAAGCATCCACGTAGAAAGTGCTGGCGAGCATCGCTGCCACATATGCGCCAAGGTGTCCCCAAATGCCAGGGCTCTCAGGCGTCACATCTACCACAATCACGAGTGCGAGCGCAAGTTCAAGTGCACCATGTGCGAAAAGGCTTTCAAGCGACCCCAGGAGCTAAAG GAACACACATCTACCCATACTGGTGAAGTACTCTACACCTGTCCCAACTGCCCGATGACATTCTTCTGCTCCGCCAACATGTACAAGCATCGCCAGCGATTGCATCGCGCCCAATACGAGGCAGACAAAAACCAGCCCAAGCCTCCCAACATCCTGAAGATTTCGCGTAACGCCTCGACGCAAAACAAGCCGAAACAGGAGATCTAG
- the LOC6531422 gene encoding uncharacterized protein LOC6531422: MSDFEKEVRSEEGSNEPRETIWYTIGELVKMVVCPGCGISMVSFKNRFAHIKKCFSIKRRGPLYRIHGYAECKCGFLIADTEKARKLHCCSGKLRPCKPFIPAEAKPPAKEPAEEVQPSKREQALQPLIRNFISPIKQHEFPCLDISYSSKSNPKPTSRPRVRNFDRPPRSQAPKEVCVYSIIRRNGTISVTGRSIVRYRGGNENLAILKKRVTSRLQEVKMKNV, from the exons ATGTCGGATTTCGAGAAAGAAGTG AGGAGCGAGGAAGGCTCTAATGAACCCAGGGAAACCATTTGGTACACCATTGGAGAGCTTGTGAAAATGGTCGTGTGTCCAGGTTGTGGAATATCTATGGTGTCGTTCAAAAACCGCTTCGCCCACATCAAGAAGTGCTTTAGCATTAAAAGACGAGGTCCTTTGTACAGGATTCACGGATATGCGGAGTGCAAGTGTGGTTTCCTTATAGCGGACACGGAAAAAGCTCGAAAACTGCATTGTTGTTCG GGAAAACTTCGGCCCTGCAAGCCATTCATACCAGCTGAGGCAAAACCCCCCGCGAAAGAACCTGCTGAAGAAGTTCAACCATCAAAAAGGGAACAGGCTTTGCAGCCGTTGATACGCAATTTTATAAGCCCCATCAAACAGCATGAGTTTCCATGCCTGGATATTTCATATTCCAGTAAATCTAATCCTAAGCCAACGTCAAGGCCACGGGTCCGTAACTTCGATAGGCCACCCAGAAGTCAAGCTCCAAAGGAAGTCTGCGTGTACTCCATAATTCGGAGGAATGGGACTATCTCAGTGACCGGAAGATCCATCGTTAGGTACCGGGGAGGCAACGAAAACCTTGCCATACTTAAGAAGCGAGTAACTTC